GTCTGCATTTTGATGCCATCCAAACGGCATGAGGTTAGTGGACGACGCCGCAGACAACGCCATGTGTAGGCGACCCGGAGAAGATCTGCATGCGCCCATGAGAAGTCAACGGTAAGCTCAGTTTCGCTAGAGGGGGGTAAGGCTCTGGGGGCGCCACTTGGGGTATTCAATATCTCGAAACCAGCTGAATTAGGTATGTTTCTTGGGGATTTGGTCATCGAACAAATTACTCAACCGGCgagcttttgttttctcaGCGTTGACAATTTACTATCCAGCTAAGAATTCTACAGCAGACTAATACATATTTTACATATATCGACGTGTGCAAGCACATGATGATTCAATGACTGCAGGTAGGTACTTGCTGCGTACACATAGCAGATATGTGCTGGAGAAATGGACTCAAAGTAGCATAGCAGGCCGGTTAATGCTGAGTACCAAAGTCTCAATCTGGATGCCCATTCAGTTGAAGTGGCACATAATAGCCTTCTTACAACCGCAACCTTACAGGCGGCTGAAGTTGAACAGAGTTGGCGCTACAGAGCGAGGCGGGGGCTAATTGTTGCAAGCAGAATCGAGTTGCGGCTCGATTATTCAGGCTCAACTATTCTGGCGACTATCGCGGCCATCCTGAGAAGCGCTACTAATGCCACCAACCACAAATCTGGCAAGCGACATGAAATACCGACTCAATGCAGCATGCATGCAGTCTGCAGCTTCTACGCATCTCGATACCCAACGAAGATTGAGGGCcgacccttttttttctttttcgtttcttcttttctgccttCTTTTGCCCCGTTTTCAAGCTCTACGCTAAAAATATATTGTTACCTGAGAGGCGTTTCCAGAAGCGTGGATACCCTTGCTTTGCCTGCCATATTCTCCATGAGGCTGAGAGGCCTCGCCAATCTAGACGTTGATCTTATGCCTAAATGAGCCTTGGCCGAAATCCAAAactttttgctctttgcaCATTGGCCGGAGACGACAAAGTTCTAGACCTCGTCCGCTTTGAACTTGTTTGTCTCGTTTGTACCAGTTGGGGTCGGCCAAGTCTCCCATTCCTCCATCCAGCTGTCAATACGAGCGGCAAACGATGCGGCTTCACAAGCTCCGCtgagctctttttttctttcgatGATGTCAGTTATGGAGAGCAGCTACGGAATAGTGCTGGCCCTAGCAGCTTTTGCTGGCAATtgtttcatcttttctcttcataCCGCCTCGGGGTGATCAGCAAAGGATAGACGAAAGCGAGGGTATATTCACGGGGAGGCCCTTTTCACAGACGCACTCGATTTTGCAATTGTGCGCATCATATCGCTGGGGAAACACTGTCATGGTTACGAGATCATGCTGCGTCGTCTTGTAGGCGCCGACAAAGGGGCTGCACCGCCCCGATTTTTCACGACAGGCCCTGTCATGATCCTAGCTGGGAGGCGGTAGAGACGAAGAATGGGTAAGCAGCGGGAATGCCGGCACCGAGAGCTGTTAGCAGAACCGTCTGTGGAGATGGAAATCACGCCACGCTTCCCGAAGTGAAATCGCAAAAGGTACCCATTAGCAGAGCTTGTAGATACAGAGTACGAGCGTCAGGAAACGATTGTGCAAATACAAGATGCAGGTGGTTGGCGGGTGGAATGAGGGATCCTTGACAGAGGTACTATCGTGGTCTGTATTCGCAGCTCTCTTGGTGTCTGACTCTGGGACGAAGAGGGTGATATATGACCAGTTGGTGATCATAAGGAGAGGACGATGCTACTTTGCGCTTCGTAAATGCGGGTGTTCTCGTACAACCGCGGAGCAGGGACTCCGTTACGAGCACTGCTAAATGGGGATACGAAAACAGAGGCCCGACAAAAGGATGCGAAGAGTGCGTGTATTCGCGCAACCAGCAATGCCGAGGTCGACGtgctggatggagatgctcaAGCGAGGAGCATGAATTGCAAGAGTAAACATGAAGTCATGAGGTGGTCAAGTTGACCGGTTCGGCGCCCATGGACAGATATCAAGCAGCCAGCCTGTTTATTCCTTGTCAGTGAATGGCAACACCCAATGCGTTTCCTCCAATCGCCTAAACATGTGTGTTTGGGTGGCGACTCTTGTCGGCAAGTGGATTCTGTCGGTGGTAGCACTACCTGGGATTATCGAAGCATGGATAACCTTCATAGACATGTAGCGTTTAAAGCGTTGCCGTACATGCATGTCTCAGACAAGAGGATGGCATACGGCTTGGTTCGTGAAACAGCCCTGCGTTGAAGCAACGTCAGATCCAGATATGTAGCCATGCGTGCCTAATAATAGCACACAAGAAGGATTCAAGCTCTGCTTGCGTGCTAGGTGCTAGTCATCCTCTCTatcttcttttcgtcttACCTAATTCTCCTCTGCTATCGCCGAGCGTCTCCTTGATGTTAGGGATTACACAGGTACGTATGTAGATTGAGTCGTGCTGGTTGGGCATGCTAGTGAAGTTCATAAGCTTAGACAAAACCTCACAACCAAAGCCAGAGTTTCCAAAGGTTAAATCAAGGAACCAGGGGACGGCGTGGCGTAACGCCTGTTCTGTGCTGGCATGCTGCGCTGCCAATCGATCGGGTTTGGGTTTCAATTTATTTCATCAATTGTTCATTTTGGGAAATTCCCGGCCCCCCAGCTGTTGCCGAACAAGGCAGTCAATCTACATATCAAGTATTTGATTGTCATATAAGCCGTACTTTGAGGTGGCAGTAATAAGTACAGTACATACCTAGATATGTAATCTACAATACCTACACTAGCTACCTAGAGTGTTAGATAATAGAATTAAGGTACTAGATaatttttcccttttacATCTTCCATCAAGGTACTTGTTtctccttcatctccctGCATCGACTCCCGAGCTGCTCCCTGGGTACCGCAGCGCTACGCCCAGCCCTGTAAGCTCCTACTGGCGCCAAGGCGTCCGGCAATCCATAGCTCCGGTATAGCTGCCACAGAGCTCTGGGAGCCTGAGCCTCGACAGGCGCATCTGCTGTACGCAACTGGAGCCTCCAGAGCCCCTGTGGCGGCCTAgtgggctgctgcagcccTCCAGAGCGTCAACGATgcaagccgccgccagtgGCTATccgagctgcagccagtCACAGCCTCCAGACGGCTTCCCTCTCGAGATGCTGCCATCACGACTCCGCCATCCCAGCCTCCAAGGCCCGCAAGCGCGCTGCTCCGGCCGCTAAGAATGACGCACGGATAAGCCAGTGCTTCAACGGACCTGGTCCTTGTCGCAGGCTCGATGAGCTGTCAATGATGCCGCGTTTCCcttggcagctgaagcagcgaGTGGGCTGGGCCGAGAGCCCGGGCCTGCAAGACTGGGGTCGAGAGCGTCTCGTATCCGTGGATAGCAGCAGACacggcagagagagaggcagtgAGGCAGTGAGGCGGACGCAGAcaagagacgagacgagcagcagagcagggcCTTGTCTTGCGCCAAGGTCGCACCAGATCGGGACTGACGACACGACACGATACCAGCTCTTCTTATCTGTCTTCACAACGGCCGGCCGACGTGACTTATGCAAGCCCGCGGCCTCTCCACCAGCCCCCAAACTTATACTTTTCTTCGTCGACagccctttctcttctctccttcacctGCATCCGACACTTTGCTGTTCTCGCCGCTCTCGTTGGTCGACCGGCTATCCCCCGTGGCTTCTTGACAGCAAACCTATCTGGCGGAGACTAAAAGCTTGACCTGCAGCTCTCTTTTGCCCGGCAGCCCCAGACTTTGCCCCAGCACGAGGCCAATTCTTCAATCAGCACGAACGAGGACCCGCTATCACTCAGACCTTCTCTCTTGCTAGACCTTCCGGGTCCAGCATAGTTGAACCCAAAATCCCCAAAACCTCTCCGCTCGTCCTGCCGGAGGTGGCGTGCGTCTCGTTTTCGTCGAGTCTCGTAAACTTCAAGACACCCCTGCCCTGCCCGTTGACTGCAGCACACGAGGCTTGCATATCGACCACGCTTTGTTTGACACCTGCCCCTCTCTCGTGTCTTCTGGATATACCTTATATCTACCTACATCTTCCGCACTCATGGCTCCCACCGGTTACACCGACGGTGATGGCCACCTAGAGGCTGGACTACTCAAGAGCACCCAAGGAGAGAAGCAGACCGGATACCAGGACTATTCGCCACTTGCGTTGAAGACCAAGACCAGGAGCAACAAGATGATTTACTTTAGGCGGGCGctgctcgtcatcgtcatgggCTTCGTCCTCGGCTTGGGCGTTGCCACTGCCCGGCCGAGCTTGATGAACTGCCAGAGACACAGCGACAACTCCAATATGGACTTGGCCAAGGCTCACAGCTCCAATGGGGAGCTCGCCGAGGCACTTCAGAAGGCCTCTCCTGATCTGCTTCACCGGCTGCTCCATGCCTATCTCCCTGAGAGATATCAGCATGGAGTGTTTGCCACTGATAAGGATGCCATCGATGCCATTAGCGAGAGGGATCCTTCTGTGGCCTCGGCCATCGTTCAGATTGCCAAGAGACAGGACAATGGACCGAGCAACAGCAACTCTACTACGGCTGCTCCGACCAGCACGGCTCCCTCGAGCACAGCTGTGCAGTCATCAACGGACGTACAATCTTCAACTGCTAGCAGCGCTGAATCGACCACTGCTTCTGAAACTAGTTCAAGTAAGTTGTACTTTTATGTCTCGGAGGCTTTGATCATCATAACTAACTGTGGCATCAAATAGGCGACTCGTCTAGCTCTACTGCCGAGTCCACTACCGCAgattcgtcttcgtcctctgcTCCTGCGTCCACCACCGCAGAATCAACCACTGCTTCGGAACAATCCACCACCGCAGCACCCTCCAGCACCCCAAGCTCGGCCCCTGCTTCGACtacttcttctgcttcttcaacctcTGGTACGTCCACCACGGAAGAAGAGACCACTACGGctgcttcctcctctcccacTACTGCTCCGGCGTCCACCACCTCTTCTGGTAGGTTGTCGTTAGGCATTACTTCGTCCGTTGCCTCGTCTGAGGCAACAACTACCTTTGATTCTTCATccccttcctcttcatcctcttcctttcctaCCTCGACCTCACCGAACtcggcgacggcggcagAAACCACTACTGGTATGTCAGATTTTCGCACTGTCGCTTTGACATTGTCGAGATGGGCGTTTCAGCGTTGGTAGTAGTCATGGATCATTTACTGGATGTGAAAACAGCCGTCGACAGTCTGGGTTGCAAGTGCTTCGAGACTTGTTACTTGGATCTAGAAAATTATTTTTccgttcttttttttccccgaGTCAAATATTCATTCAGGGGTGATCTAGGCAAATTAGCTAACACTCTCCAAACAGAAGAATCCGTAACCCAAGGCCCATCCTCGACTGAGGCCAGCGAAACTCCGCAATCAACCATCACATCGGGCTCCAAGACCACGTCTGCTCCCGTTGCCCACACCTTCACCAGGACACTTCCCGATGGAGGCACCACTACCCTCACTTCCACTTCCTGGGTGGCCGTCTTGCCCACCAGCCATGCCGACGGCTCAAAGAATCCTGACCTTCAGAACGCCGCGTCTCACCCTCGTggcgagatgatgatgcccgCTGCCATCGGTCTTTTGGTCGGAGCTGTTCTGCTGGCATAAGCCACAAAGAACAAGACGCATTCCTTGGTTTTCACTCCCTTTTGCTTTCCCGTTTTCACTCTCTTATCAAACTGCATCAGCATATCCATGCTACTGGAATTGGCACCGGCGTATTATTCATTCCTTGTAATCACGACATTCACGGCTACTTCCTAACCactccttcttctctgatACATAGCGCAACTCGGCGGGATACATAGATTGGGCAACAGCATATTTtcgttttcttgtttttgatttctttttggcaCACTCGAACTTGATAGACTGGGACGGGGACCCTCTGCGCAACTGCAAAGCATACATCATTTTTGGCACTAAAAAGGGGATTTGAATTGTATTTTCAGCATATATAGCACAGCAAGCAcgcaaaagaagcagccgcaCATTCAAGGCAAATCAGGTCAAAATTCCTCTGGCATTGTTTAAAATGTAGTGCTAAAGTGATTGCACATTCTGAATAATTATCCAATATTTCTTGTAAGATTTGGGCTGCCCTTGGCAATTTTTCAAAGGGTATATCAGTCATAATTGTTAATATCAGTTATcccaaagacaagaaacaCCACAAACTCCATCCCATGCATGTATAATCCTCCTCACGCCACCACTGGACGTAGATGCTTAGCCCGGTCCAATCTTTGGCATGTCGTGATGCTCGCTCAGCCGGGACAAGTATGTATTCAACTCCTCGACTCGCTCTTTATGTGTCTTTAGCAACTCGGGTCGGGATCCGGACGATTGCGCGctctgaagaagctgtttgGAAAATCGAAGATGTCAGCCATCTGTTCCTATTGATTATAATTCTCGTCTGCttaccctcttcttccttgcttCCTCGTGCCGTCGCTCTGATTCCGTCTTTACCACAACCGGCTggtcctcgtcctcgtcctccctctcatcctcatcctctcttctctgatTCTCTTCCCGGGAGCTCTTTTGCTTGTCGCGTTTCTCTTTGGgggcgtcttcgtcgtcgtccttcGTTTTGACAAGCGCCGCAttctcgtcgccgccggACAGGTTCTTTTCCAGGTCTGATTtggcggccttcttcttcttcttgctgacTTTTGCGCCTTTCAGCTTGagcgcgccgccgccgccgatggCCTTGTAGTCGTCGGAGCCCATTGCTGGTTCAAACCGCCGAATGCTTTCTCTCCGTGTaagatggaaaagggcaGAAAGCCAAACGACAGTGCATTGTAGGTTCACCCGCCTTAGTCAGCAAGGAGAGCGTTGCTTTGGAGCaccaaagagaagagcgacaATAGAACGCTAAGCCGCAAAGCTTAAACGCATTGATGCAAATCTATGACTAGGGAGGGCCCCAATTAGAGCGGGCAGGGGGGGGATGGATTTCCCCAATGGCTTCGATCTTCTAAAGTGGCAGTGCGCGTGCCTTGCATTTCTTCTCTATTGATCTAAAAAGTGCCGTCTTTCCTGGTCCACCGactctttctcttgttttctaGGGCcaaattattttaattcaGGGGGATCCTTTTTAACAGATTCTAGCATTTAattcttgtcttctctccttttaTTGAAACGCCCGTTTACGAAGCCTTTAcgactctttttttctctctcttccttctttggcttttcctCTTGACTTGCTAATTTCGAGGCGCGCGCGGGCCGAGTTTTTGTTACCAAACGCACATCTACCGACGACTCTCGGAATCCTGCGATTTTCAATTTCTCGCGCGAAAGTACTCGACGACATTCTCATCCCTTTGTTTCGGAATTCAGATCCTCAACGATATGGGCTATTTCTGCTGATTCGCCGGTCGAAAGAAGATACCTAGAATAATACGGGGCTGCCATCTCTGCTTGGAGAGGGGAAGGGACTCGTAGCCGAGGAGGAACTAAGCAAGGAcaagacagagaagagaggaggcAAAAACACAAAAGTCCGGTGGCAATGCCCTTCCAGTCGCAGTCTCGAGACTCCCTCGAGCTCGCTTCgctggccagctccagcgtcgCCCACGATGGCGCCGCCTCGGAAGTGTCTTCGCGCCCCAGCATCTCGTCCTCGCGGCGCCTGTCCatggtggaggaagaggacccCTTGAACGACAACAACCCGGCGGCGGGGGGCAGGCTGGGCCGCTCGTACTCTGTGTCGTCGGCGTTTGACTTTGCGGGCAACCTGTTCCCGCTGAGCTCGaccgctggcgctggcggataCGCACCCATTGGCGCGCCGACGTCTGCAGGGGGGCCGAACGGCGGGCTGGGCGGGGGatcgctggagaagctcaagacgcTGACGTTTCTGAACGGGCTGTCCCTGATCATCGGGCTGATTATCGGGTCTGGCATCTTCTCGTCGCCCAGCCAGGTGAGCTCGAAGCTCGGATCCCCTGGCGCGGCTCTCATCGTGTGGGTGGTGGCGGGCATTCTCGCTTGGACGGGCGGCGCCTCGTATGCCGAGCTGGGAGGCGCAATTCCCCTCAACGGCGGTTCCCAAGTCTATCTTGCCAAAACGTTCAACGAGCTCTCTGGGTTCCTCTTTTCGTGGGTGGCCCTGCTGGTGCTCAAGCCCGGGAgtgctgccatcatcgccatcatcatgggcGAGTATTTCGTCAGGGCCATTAttggcgccgaggccgagacgATCAATCCGTGGATAAACAAGGCCGTTGCGCTGGTGGGAATCTTTATCGTGACGTTTCTCAACTGCGTGTCCACGAGGGTGGGCACCCGAGTCAATGACGTTCTCATGTTTCTCAAGTTTGTGGCCCTGATTGCCGTTACCGTGATTGGCATTGTGGTGGCCATCACGGGCTATTCATACAAGGGGGAGGCGAGCACCGAGTGGAAAACGAACGATTGGTTCGAGGGGACGTCGTCAGATCCGTCAAACTGGGCGATTGCTCTGTATGCTGGACTTTGGGCTTATGACGGATGGGATAACGTAAGTTGAGCGCGCAAATGCTCTTCCCCGAGTGCAGCTGAGAGAGACATCTTCTAACATGGGCTTTTCCAGACAAACTACGTGGTGGGCGAATTTCGCAATCCCTCCAGGGATCTTCCTCGCGTCATTCACTCGGCTATGCCTTTGGTTATCCTTTCTTACGTCCTTGCCAACGTGTCCTACTTTCTCGTTCTCCCCTTGGCTTCAATCAACGCTTCAAACACCGTTGCCGTCATGTTTGGATCCAAAGTCTTTGGACCCGCAGGCGCTCTCATTTTCGCCCTCATTGTCAGCGCAAGCTGCTTTGGCGCTCTCAACTCATCTACTTTTACAGCCAGCCGCCTCATTTACGTTGCCGGCAAGGAAGGCTACATCCCCGATCTCTTTGGGCGCTTGGGTTTCGGTACCAGTGGCGGCCAAAACGACCACGGCCTGTCGACACAGCGCTCTCGCAGCTGGGTCTCCAAGAAGTTCCGCAGCTGCTTTGGCGACGAAGATACTGGGCTCTTCTTCACGCCCGTCAacgccctcctcctcaatgCCGTGCTTACCTGTGGTTATTGCATGGCAGGCGAGTTCAGCACACTTGTCACATTTTACGGCGTAGCCGGCTACACATTTTATTTTGTCACTGTTCTTGGCCTCATCGTGCTGCGAGTCAAGGAACCGCACCTGGAGCGACCCTATAAGACGTGGATCGCCACGCCCATTATCTTTTGCTGCGTCAGTCTCTTTTTGCTGAGCAGAGCTGTGTTTGCGAAGCCCCTGCAGACGCTGATTGTGGTGGCGTTTGTCATGGCAGGTATACCCGTGTATTACTGGCGGATAAGGGGGGAGAGATAGGTCGATTACGCGAAGAAGTGGCGATGTCGGCGATGGAGAGAAGCCTTGGTGGCGGTTCTGGAGATgattgaaaaaaaagtagaaaagggaaaaagaaatgctcTTGTTTTCTAATGATGGGATTCGCGTAGGGTGGTTTTACACATGGTACTACTTATTAATGCtgccttttgttttctcttcttctaatTGGCTTTTTTGATGGCTTGGGAGGAAAGGGCGATTTTTTTGCTTATATGGCGCCAGCAGAGGGGGGTATGATTTGTATGACTGAGAAATGGGATAGAATGAAGGTAACGCATGGCGGtgggcaaagaaaaagagacaaacgAAGAGACGCATTTTTTATACACATGTAATGAATAAAGGCCTTTTGATTTTCTGCTACTTTTGTTTATGCTAGCATTATCACTGTGATGTTTATGGTGTGCCTATTATGTTGTACATCATTAGAACGTGCGCGTATATCAGATCGAGATACGTCAATCAAAACCAAATACTTTGGCGAATCTAATGTATAACGGCCTTTTGATTTTATTTACTCCATCTATGCTGGTGATTTCAATGTGCCGTTTGTGACAGAATAGATAATGGGCTCATGTACAGGATTCAAGCTTATATAAGTGTGAACTCTAGATAGGGTGTTAAGCAGGATGTGGATTATACTACAAGTCTCACTTCATACTAGAGGACCATGTCAAgtgaaaaaataaaaaaagatgtatTGCTAGTAGCTAGATATGCAAGAGTTATACATTGTAGTTATTCAGAGTCATCATATCCATGAGCCGTATTTTATAGTTGTTTTATGACATTATTTTTGTTTGTGTGTGttgtatgtgtgtgtgtgtgtgtcgGTATTTCATCATCAAGCTCCTTTTTTATTCAACTCGTTTCTCCTTGTtcatgagagagagaagaaatttACTGCTTGTTGACCTTGTCACGCTGGCCGTAAGACTTGGTAGCCCAGTCACCACCGTAGACGATCAGGTCCTCGGGGCGGTAGTCGTGCTTGCCGGTCAGGTAGCTCTCGAGGATGGCCTTTGTGCCGTCGGCGTAGCGCTTCTGGGCGTCCAGGGAGGTTCCGGACATGTGGGGGGGTCATGGCGTTGCCGAAGCCGAAGGGGTTGACGGCGGTGCGGAGCGGGTGGTCGGCGGGAGCGGGCTGGGGGAACCAGACGTCACCTCCGTAGCCGGCGAGGTGGCCGGACttgagggcggcggcgacgtcCTCcttgacgacgatggcgccaCGGGCGGTGTTGACGAGGTAGGAGCCGGGCTTcatcttggagatgagctCCTTGTTGAACAGGCCCTGGGTCTTCTCGTGCAGCGGGCAGTTGATGGTGACGACGTCGCACTGGGCGAGCATCTCCTCGAGGCTGTCGACGCGGCGGCAGCCAATCTCGGCCTCCTTGTCGGCGCTCAGGGGCTGGTAGTCAAAGTACAGCAGCTCCTTGCAGCCAAAGGGCTTGAGGCGGCGCAGCACACGCTCACCAATGCggccgacggcgacggtgCCGACAACCTTGCCCTCGAGGTCGTACTCCTgcttggcgacggcggcgacgtcCCAGTTGCCCTTGGCGACCTGCTCGTGGGCGGGGACAAAgttgcgcagcagcacgagGATGGTCATGACGACGTGCTCGGCGACGGAGACGACGTTGGAGCCGGTGACCTCGGCGACGGTGATGCCGCCGTTGGTCTTGTTGGCGGCGGGCAGGTCGACGTGGTCGGAGCCAATACcggcggtgatggcgatCTTGAggttcttggccttggcgaggCGCTCAGGGGTCAGGTAGCCGGGGTGGAAGCTGGACATGTTTGTTAGCCCTTTGAGTTTTTTCTCACAATAGGTGGATTGTGAACCTACggagtggtgatgatgacttcggcgtcgacgagctcCTTCTCAAAGACGGAGTTGGGGCCCTCCTTGTCAGAGGTGGTGACCAGAGTGTGGCCCTGGTCCTCGAGCCACTTGCGGATGCCGAGCTCGTTCTCAGTTGTTCCGAGGAGAGCAGGGACCTGGAGGTCATGTCTGATTAGCAAAGCTGTTCTACATCTGAAGCTGTGTTTACTTGtatatcatcatcttcatgaGCTTGGCGTGGAGTCCCATCTTTCGGCAGCCGGCTCCCCGCATTTTCTTGGAAGAAATCGGGCATGGTCTGAGCCCGGCGCGCGCAAAAACGGccccgtcttttttttttggtgttttttccCCAGATTGTAGTGGCATCTGCGGACTCCACAATTGTGGCCGAATTACACGCGGCGGGGACCCAGAGACAAGAAGCTCCCAGCTCAGCTCGTTGTCGTCAAGACAGTGACCAGAGTCCATAAAGAAGAGATAAAAGATGATGTACAAGTAAACTTGTTTTTAGGTGAAATGAGATTAAAAACTTACATCCTGGGCGTGCTTGCCGCCATCGtagagacagagaagaaccttgaccttttcgCGGGCGGATGTCAGCGTGCGGATCGACGAGGGCAGAACTCGAGGCTTGATGGCAGAGCCCAGCTTGGCAGTGGTGAGGCCAGCTGCGGCTTGGGAGGAGAATTGGCGGCAGGCAATCGAGGGGGCAgcggaagaagcagaaaggGAAGCTCGCGAGGCGAGAGAAATGGAGCGGGAGATGGGGCGGAAAGATACCATTTTGGCGGTTGTTGtatttttccttgtttaaagaaaaaaagagaagatgatatTGGATTGAAAAGGAAACTTTGTCCTTTGCAAGACTTCTTATATAGAAGAGCAGGAGTTGGGTTGGTGGAGAGGCCGGAAACAAGGGTGGAGAGCGATGGGCTGATCCTGTCGTCTCTCGGGCGGCTGAATTGAGGCTTGGTCGGCTGTTCTTTAGGCCTGCAGGGCTTATCTGGAGTAGAAGGGGGAGGATTGTTGGTGGTGAGAGAGGCAGAGTAGCATCAAAGACGATTTCGGAACGAG
This portion of the Trichoderma atroviride chromosome 6, complete sequence genome encodes:
- a CDS encoding uncharacterized protein (EggNog:ENOG41~TransMembrane:1 (i48-69o)), which produces MAPTGYTDGDGHLEAGLLKSTQGEKQTGYQDYSPLALKTKTRSNKMIYFRRALLVIVMGFVLGLGVATARPSLMNCQRHSDNSNMDLAKAHSSNGELAEALQKASPDLLHRLLHAYLPERYQHGVFATDKDAIDAISERDPSVASAIVQIAKRQDNGPSNSNSTTAAPTSTAPSSTAVQSSTDVQSSTASSAESTTASETSSSDSSSSTAESTTADSSSSSAPASTTAESTTASEQSTTAAPSSTPSSAPASTTSSASSTSGTSTTEEETTTAASSSPTTAPASTTSSGRLSLGITSSVASSEATTTFDSSSPSSSSSSFPTSTSPNSATAAETTTGMSDFRTVALTLSRWAFQRW
- a CDS encoding uncharacterized protein (EggNog:ENOG41~TransMembrane:1 (i48-69o)), which encodes MAPTGYTDGDGHLEAGLLKSTQGEKQTGYQDYSPLALKTKTRSNKMIYFRRALLVIVMGFVLGLGVATARPSLMNCQRHSDNSNMDLAKAHSSNGELAEALQKASPDLLHRLLHAYLPERYQHGVFATDKDAIDAISERDPSVASAIVQIAKRQDNGPSNSNSTTAAPTSTAPSSTAVQSSTDVQSSTASSAESTTASETSSSDSSSSTAESTTADSSSSSAPASTTAESTTASEQSTTAAPSSTPSSAPASTTSSASSTSEESVTQGPSSTEASETPQSTITSGSKTTSAPVAHTFTRTLPDGGTTTLTSTSWVAVLPTSHADGSKNPDLQNAASHPRGEMMMPAAIGLLVGAVLLA
- a CDS encoding uncharacterized protein (EggNog:ENOG41~TransMembrane:10 (i119-138o150-173i194-218o238-257i269-294o352-374i394-415o509-530i542-562o568-584i)), whose translation is MPFQSQSRDSLELASLASSSVAHDGAASEVSSRPSISSSRRLSMVEEEDPLNDNNPAAGGRLGRSYSVSSAFDFAGNLFPLSSTAGAGGYAPIGAPTSAGGPNGGLGGGSLEKLKTLTFLNGLSLIIGLIIGSGIFSSPSQVSSKLGSPGAALIVWVVAGILAWTGGASYAELGGAIPLNGGSQVYLAKTFNELSGFLFSWVALLVLKPGSAAIIAIIMGEYFVRAIIGAEAETINPWINKAVALVGIFIVTFLNCVSTRVGTRVNDVLMFLKFVALIAVTVIGIVVAITGYSYKGEASTEWKTNDWFEGTSSDPSNWAIALYAGLWAYDGWDNTNYVVGEFRNPSRDLPRVIHSAMPLVILSYVLANVSYFLVLPLASINASNTVAVMFGSKVFGPAGALIFALIVSASCFGALNSSTFTASRLIYVAGKEGYIPDLFGRLGFGTSGGQNDHGLSTQRSRSWVSKKFRSCFGDEDTGLFFTPVNALLLNAVLTCGYCMAGEFSTLVTFYGVAGYTFYFVTVLGLIVLRVKEPHLERPYKTWIATPIIFCCVSLFLLSRAVFAKPLQTLIVVAFVMAGIPVYYWRIRGER